The Micromonospora sp. WMMD961 genome has a segment encoding these proteins:
- a CDS encoding AGE family epimerase/isomerase, translating into MTDLPRSDAAPTPAPAGSPELPDLAEFLADQTRTLLDTAGRSVRPEGGFWWLTDDRTPDRGEPVYTWITCRMTHVAALAHRGGDPDAAALVDHGVAALSTLLRDDRYGGWFSAVDQQGAPVNDRKAGYDHAFVLLAASSAVRAGRPGAEQLLADALAVVRDRFWDDDAGAVRESWNRDWTVTEDYRGANSSMHMVEAFLAASAATGDTSWADRALRIATHLVHGEAARHDWRLPEHFTADWTPLPDYNSDQPADPFRPYGSTIGHWLEWARLLLELEAVLPQPPRWLLTDARALFAASVRRGWAVDGADGFVYTIDWDDQPVVRSRMHWVLAEAVGAAITLHRRTGDEVYADWYRVFWAYARRHLIDGTGWRHELDAQNLPSDTVWHGRPDVYHAYQAVLLSRAADGLGGAGPLAPGEVAA; encoded by the coding sequence ATGACCGACCTGCCCCGATCCGACGCCGCCCCGACGCCCGCTCCCGCCGGGTCGCCCGAACTGCCCGATCTGGCCGAGTTCCTCGCCGACCAGACCCGCACCCTGCTCGACACGGCCGGCCGGTCGGTCCGGCCCGAGGGCGGCTTCTGGTGGCTCACCGACGACCGCACCCCGGATCGGGGCGAACCGGTGTACACCTGGATCACCTGCCGGATGACCCACGTGGCCGCCCTCGCCCACCGCGGCGGCGATCCGGACGCCGCCGCCCTCGTCGACCACGGCGTCGCCGCGCTCAGCACACTGCTGCGCGACGACCGGTACGGCGGCTGGTTCAGCGCTGTCGACCAACAGGGTGCACCCGTCAACGACCGCAAGGCCGGCTACGACCACGCGTTCGTGCTGCTCGCCGCGTCCAGCGCGGTGCGCGCCGGCCGGCCGGGTGCGGAGCAGTTGCTCGCCGACGCGTTGGCCGTGGTGCGTGACCGGTTCTGGGACGACGACGCCGGCGCGGTCCGTGAATCGTGGAACCGGGACTGGACCGTCACCGAGGACTATCGCGGTGCCAACAGCAGCATGCACATGGTCGAGGCGTTCCTCGCGGCCAGCGCCGCGACCGGCGACACGAGCTGGGCCGACCGGGCGCTGCGGATCGCCACCCACCTGGTCCACGGCGAGGCCGCCCGGCACGACTGGCGGCTCCCCGAGCACTTCACCGCCGACTGGACGCCGCTGCCCGACTACAACTCCGACCAGCCCGCCGACCCGTTCCGGCCGTACGGCTCGACCATCGGCCACTGGCTGGAATGGGCCCGCCTGCTGCTGGAGTTGGAGGCTGTTCTCCCGCAGCCACCACGCTGGCTGCTCACCGACGCCCGTGCCCTCTTCGCCGCCTCCGTACGACGTGGGTGGGCGGTCGACGGCGCCGACGGGTTCGTCTACACGATCGACTGGGACGATCAGCCGGTGGTCCGCTCCCGGATGCACTGGGTGCTCGCCGAGGCGGTCGGTGCGGCGATCACCCTGCACCGACGCACCGGCGACGAGGTCTACGCCGACTGGTACCGGGTCTTCTGGGCGTACGCCCGCCGCCACCTGATCGACGGCACCGGGTGGCGACACGAGCTGGACGCGCAGAACCTGCCATCCGACACGGTCTGGCACGGCCGGCCGGACGTCTACCACGCGTACCAGGCGGTGCTGCTGTCCCGCGCGGCCGACGGGCTCGGCGGTGCCGGCCCGCTCGCACCGGGGGAGGTGGCCGCATGA
- the rocD gene encoding ornithine--oxo-acid transaminase, protein MVDDILRTPGAVRDAERWTAHNYHPLPVVISSAEGAWLTDLDGKRYLDCLAGYSALNFGHRHPQLIAAAHAQLDRLTLTSRAFIHDQFADFCRELAELCGKDLVLPMNTGAEAVETGIKVARKWGYQVKGVPAGQANIVVAEGNFHGRTTTIVSFSTDEDARADFGPYTPGFTVVPYGDLAALTAAIDENTVAVLLEPIQGEQGVVVPPEGYLPGVRQVCTDRNVLFIADEIQSGLGRTGATFACDHEGVVPDMYLLGKALGGGIVPVSAVAANADVLGVLKPGQHGSTFGGNPLACAVAVEVVRLLATGEFQRRSAELGERLRAGLEGLVGKGLVGVRVRGLWAGLDIDPTLMSGREACERLMERGVLAKDTHGSTIRLAPPLVITEDEIDLAVAALAEVLAA, encoded by the coding sequence ATAGTGGATGACATCCTGCGTACGCCGGGAGCGGTCCGGGACGCCGAGCGCTGGACGGCGCACAACTACCACCCGCTGCCGGTGGTGATCTCGTCCGCCGAGGGCGCCTGGCTCACCGACCTGGACGGCAAGCGCTACCTGGACTGCCTGGCCGGCTATTCGGCGCTGAACTTCGGCCACCGGCACCCGCAGCTGATCGCCGCCGCGCACGCGCAACTGGACCGGCTCACGCTGACCAGCCGCGCGTTCATCCACGACCAGTTCGCCGACTTCTGCCGGGAGCTGGCCGAGCTGTGCGGCAAGGACCTGGTGCTGCCGATGAACACCGGCGCCGAGGCGGTCGAGACCGGGATCAAGGTGGCCCGCAAGTGGGGCTACCAGGTCAAGGGTGTGCCCGCCGGGCAGGCCAACATCGTGGTCGCCGAGGGCAACTTCCACGGCCGGACCACCACCATCGTGAGCTTCTCCACCGACGAGGACGCCCGCGCCGACTTCGGTCCGTACACCCCGGGGTTCACCGTCGTGCCCTACGGCGACCTGGCCGCGCTGACCGCCGCGATCGACGAGAACACCGTCGCCGTGCTGCTGGAGCCGATCCAGGGCGAGCAGGGCGTGGTGGTGCCCCCGGAGGGTTACCTGCCGGGCGTACGCCAGGTCTGCACCGATCGGAACGTGCTCTTCATCGCCGACGAGATCCAGTCCGGTCTGGGGCGTACCGGCGCGACCTTCGCCTGTGACCACGAGGGCGTCGTGCCGGACATGTACCTGCTCGGCAAGGCGCTCGGCGGCGGCATCGTGCCGGTCTCCGCGGTGGCCGCGAACGCCGACGTGCTCGGCGTGCTCAAGCCGGGCCAGCACGGCTCGACCTTCGGCGGCAACCCGCTCGCCTGCGCGGTGGCCGTCGAGGTGGTGCGGCTGCTGGCGACCGGCGAGTTCCAGCGGCGTTCGGCGGAGCTGGGTGAGCGGCTGCGCGCCGGTCTGGAAGGGCTGGTCGGCAAGGGTCTGGTCGGGGTACGCGTGCGCGGTCTGTGGGCCGGTCTGGACATCGACCCGACGCTGATGAGCGGGCGGGAGGCGTGCGAGCGTCTGATGGAGCGCGGCGTGCTCGCCAAGGACACCCATGGCTCAACCATCCGGCTCGCCCCGCCGCTGGTCATCACCGAGGACGAGATCGACCTGGCGGTGGCCGCGCTCGCCGAGGTGCTGGCCGCCTGA
- a CDS encoding thrombospondin encodes MVRIPSLSRRSEPAPTRDENLDGRVDGRDTPVAETGHSDDSAGRPVVTDRDADQATYRSAGATGGQTSEAERRANERAAVARAATARPAETEPRGTARPVAPEPVNGTDRPVAPEPVNGTDRPVAPEPHTGTAPKVETGSRPAVAPTTARTAERDADLDSTTRRPDTTDRDTTDRDTTDRRVDPTPGVSTPEPPVARGPKPRASLLATLGLIVSVAGALFVLTGTLAGYGIGLGAFGAVLAVLGLMATRRRHVAGTTDALFGVLIGLAAVVIGVLAMTGQFDWPTTDGDWVQRFREWLDSQFVDRF; translated from the coding sequence GTGGTCAGGATTCCTTCGCTGTCCCGCCGGTCCGAGCCGGCACCGACGCGGGACGAGAACCTCGACGGCCGCGTGGACGGCCGCGACACCCCGGTCGCCGAGACCGGTCACTCCGACGACAGCGCCGGTCGCCCGGTGGTCACCGACCGGGACGCCGACCAGGCGACGTACCGCAGCGCCGGCGCGACCGGTGGCCAGACCAGCGAGGCCGAGCGGCGGGCCAACGAGCGGGCGGCAGTGGCCCGAGCCGCCACCGCGCGACCGGCGGAGACCGAGCCCCGGGGCACCGCCCGCCCGGTCGCGCCCGAGCCCGTGAACGGCACGGACCGCCCCGTCGCGCCCGAGCCCGTGAACGGCACGGACCGCCCCGTCGCGCCCGAGCCCCACACCGGCACCGCCCCCAAGGTGGAGACCGGGTCCCGGCCCGCCGTCGCGCCGACCACGGCGCGCACCGCCGAGCGCGACGCCGACCTCGACAGCACCACCCGTCGGCCCGACACGACTGACCGGGACACCACCGACCGGGACACCACCGACCGCCGGGTCGACCCGACCCCGGGCGTGAGCACGCCCGAGCCGCCGGTGGCGCGTGGCCCGAAGCCTCGGGCCAGCCTGCTGGCCACCCTCGGCCTGATCGTGTCCGTCGCCGGTGCGCTGTTCGTGCTGACCGGGACCCTGGCCGGGTACGGCATCGGGCTCGGCGCGTTCGGCGCGGTGCTCGCGGTGCTCGGCCTGATGGCCACCCGCCGTCGGCACGTCGCCGGCACTACCGACGCGCTGTTCGGCGTGCTGATCGGGCTGGCCGCGGTGGTGATCGGGGTCCTCGCGATGACCGGGCAGTTCGACTGGCCGACCACCGACGGCGACTGGGTGCAGCGCTTCCGCGAGTGGCTTGACTCACAGTTTGTCGATCGTTTCTAG
- a CDS encoding carbohydrate kinase, whose translation MIVVAGEALIDLVVTVDGERAVPGGSPANVAVTLARLDQPVRLLARLGTDDFGRQVAEHLRTNQVNLEWAVRAVEPTSVAVATLNATGQASYEFRLAGAADWQWTPQELPELAGSAATALHTGSLALALAPGAQVLEDLLARERHRDGLTLSIDLNLRPSIVTDRQAEQDRVRRQVPLAHLVKASDEDLAWLYPDRSVADVMAEWRAAGVSCAVVTRGGEGAWLLAPNGTLHEAAAVRTTVVDTVGAGDSFTGGLLAALADLDALGDRPADRLAAVTEPQWDAVLRQAATVAALTCGRRGADPPRRDEVEALLTPQI comes from the coding sequence ATGATCGTGGTCGCGGGTGAGGCGTTGATCGACCTGGTGGTCACCGTTGACGGTGAGCGGGCCGTGCCGGGTGGCTCCCCGGCGAACGTGGCGGTCACCCTGGCCCGGCTGGACCAGCCGGTACGACTGCTGGCCCGGCTCGGCACCGACGACTTCGGTCGGCAGGTCGCCGAGCACCTGAGGACCAACCAGGTGAACCTGGAGTGGGCGGTCCGCGCAGTGGAGCCCACGTCGGTGGCCGTGGCGACCTTGAACGCCACCGGGCAGGCCAGCTACGAGTTCCGGCTGGCCGGTGCGGCGGACTGGCAGTGGACGCCGCAGGAGCTGCCCGAGCTTGCCGGGTCTGCGGCGACCGCGTTGCACACCGGGTCGCTCGCGCTCGCCCTGGCGCCCGGCGCGCAGGTGCTGGAGGACCTGCTCGCCCGCGAACGCCACCGGGACGGGCTCACCCTCTCGATCGACCTCAACCTGCGGCCGAGCATCGTCACCGACCGGCAGGCGGAGCAGGACCGGGTACGCCGGCAGGTCCCCCTCGCGCACCTGGTCAAGGCCAGTGACGAGGACCTGGCCTGGCTCTACCCGGACCGGTCGGTGGCCGACGTGATGGCCGAGTGGCGTGCGGCCGGGGTGTCCTGCGCGGTGGTGACCCGGGGTGGTGAGGGCGCCTGGCTGCTCGCCCCGAACGGAACCCTGCACGAGGCGGCGGCGGTACGCACCACAGTGGTCGACACCGTCGGCGCCGGCGACTCGTTCACCGGTGGCCTGCTCGCGGCGCTGGCCGATCTCGACGCGCTCGGCGACCGACCGGCCGACCGCCTCGCCGCGGTGACCGAGCCGCAGTGGGATGCGGTGCTCCGGCAGGCCGCCACGGTGGCCGCGCTGACCTGTGGCCGCCGGGGCGCCGACCCGCCCCGCCGCGACGAGGTCGAAGCCCTGCTGACCCCGCAAATCTGA
- a CDS encoding FHA domain-containing protein produces the protein MRFEISKVLDAIEGRVCTDPSLARAVVDLAEVIRYQDIDGGRPASLLRLGMVIDALSRELEEDSVQVYAVVHRALLSDADLTSNERMVVRRWADDGLVEVLDNPGDRMLEVADLLGLPVLSRVRFDGLRGRFPWLVEQPGRVVAAVPGAGGPVFIAHVGGGHAPVAGKRSPTGAKLLARQWRCPESGCALFGGGGGGGAFADLAGGADRSPAAQPPPALRNGVPTCPRHGVRLGDAGPRPRTEVLAVRIGGLVRRRFVLSEEQPLVAGRAPEQDGGIMLGQWLNDEARRWISRGHVRFELRVGEVIVTDVSTNGSGIRPAGSMAESDRIPLAPQQSRVLGENDMVELYPGVQIGRAEELPAGAPFTPTSVMAEAPTMAMRLPRP, from the coding sequence ATGAGATTCGAGATCAGCAAGGTGCTGGACGCCATCGAGGGGCGGGTCTGCACCGACCCGTCGCTGGCCCGGGCCGTGGTCGACCTGGCCGAGGTGATCCGCTACCAGGACATCGACGGCGGCCGGCCGGCCAGCCTGCTGCGGCTCGGCATGGTCATCGACGCGCTCTCCCGTGAGTTGGAGGAGGACAGCGTCCAGGTCTACGCGGTGGTGCACCGGGCGTTGCTCTCCGACGCCGACCTGACCTCCAACGAGCGGATGGTCGTCCGCCGGTGGGCCGACGACGGGCTCGTCGAGGTGCTCGACAACCCGGGCGACCGGATGTTGGAGGTGGCCGACCTGCTCGGGTTGCCGGTGCTCAGCCGTGTTCGCTTCGACGGGTTGCGCGGTCGGTTCCCGTGGCTGGTCGAGCAGCCGGGTCGGGTGGTCGCTGCGGTGCCGGGCGCCGGCGGGCCGGTCTTCATCGCGCACGTCGGTGGTGGTCACGCACCGGTGGCCGGAAAGCGTTCACCGACCGGGGCGAAGCTGCTGGCCCGCCAGTGGCGCTGCCCGGAGTCGGGTTGCGCGTTGTTCGGCGGCGGTGGTGGAGGTGGCGCGTTCGCCGACCTTGCCGGGGGTGCGGACCGCAGCCCGGCCGCCCAGCCGCCGCCCGCGCTGCGCAACGGCGTACCGACCTGCCCCCGGCACGGGGTTCGCCTCGGTGACGCCGGGCCCCGCCCGCGCACCGAGGTCCTCGCGGTACGCATCGGCGGCCTGGTCCGGCGGCGGTTCGTGCTGAGCGAGGAGCAGCCGTTGGTGGCCGGCCGGGCCCCCGAGCAGGACGGCGGGATCATGCTCGGGCAGTGGCTCAACGACGAGGCCCGGCGGTGGATCAGCCGTGGTCACGTCCGCTTCGAGTTGCGGGTCGGCGAGGTCATCGTGACCGACGTCAGCACCAACGGCTCCGGCATCCGTCCGGCCGGTTCGATGGCCGAGTCGGACCGGATCCCGCTGGCACCGCAGCAGTCCCGGGTGCTCGGTGAGAACGACATGGTGGAGCTGTACCCCGGGGTGCAGATCGGCCGAGCCGAGGAACTGCCCGCTGGCGCGCCGTTCACCCCCACCTCGGTGATGGCCGAGGCCCCGACGATGGCCATGCGCCTACCGCGCCCCTGA
- a CDS encoding 4a-hydroxytetrahydrobiopterin dehydratase yields MAELLTADAVREGLSGLSDWSGDPTGIGRTAQLSSFPAAIGVVDRVAAVAEELDHHPDIDIRWRTLTFRCVTHSAGGVTHRDFELARRIDEIIRSAA; encoded by the coding sequence ATGGCAGAGCTGCTCACCGCGGACGCGGTGCGAGAAGGGCTGAGCGGGTTGTCCGACTGGTCGGGCGACCCGACCGGTATCGGTCGTACCGCCCAGCTCAGCAGTTTCCCGGCCGCCATCGGGGTGGTGGACCGGGTGGCGGCGGTGGCCGAGGAGCTCGACCACCATCCCGACATCGACATCCGATGGCGGACCCTGACCTTCCGCTGCGTCACGCACTCGGCCGGTGGGGTCACCCACCGTGACTTCGAGCTGGCCCGGCGGATCGACGAGATCATCCGGAGTGCGGCATGA
- the ddaH gene encoding dimethylargininase translates to MDATSQRLLMCRPTYFAVDYAINPWMDPTAPVDPALAIRQWEQLRQTYRDLGHTVEEITPVPGLPDMVFAANGGTVIDGKAMAVQFRDPQRADEAPAYRAWFEDAGFEMYDPKHVNEGEGDVLLAGDHLLAGTGFRTAHASHAQLQEVFGYPVITMQLVDPRFYHLDTALTVLDEQTVAYLPEAFSPGSQAVLRRLFPDAVHATMADAEVLGLNAVSDGRHVVLPAQATDLAATLRDRGYETIGVDLSELRKAGGGPKCCTLRLRQGKASK, encoded by the coding sequence ATGGACGCCACCAGCCAGCGCCTGTTGATGTGCCGGCCGACGTACTTCGCCGTCGACTACGCGATCAACCCCTGGATGGACCCGACCGCGCCGGTCGACCCCGCGCTGGCCATCCGGCAGTGGGAGCAGCTGCGCCAGACGTACCGCGACCTGGGCCACACCGTCGAGGAGATCACTCCGGTGCCCGGCCTGCCCGACATGGTCTTCGCCGCCAACGGCGGCACGGTGATCGACGGCAAGGCGATGGCCGTGCAGTTCCGCGACCCGCAGCGCGCCGACGAGGCGCCGGCCTACCGGGCCTGGTTCGAGGACGCGGGCTTCGAGATGTACGACCCGAAGCACGTCAACGAGGGCGAGGGCGACGTCCTGCTGGCCGGCGATCACCTGCTGGCCGGCACCGGCTTCCGCACGGCGCACGCCTCGCACGCCCAGTTGCAGGAGGTCTTCGGCTACCCGGTGATCACCATGCAGCTGGTCGACCCGCGCTTCTACCACCTGGACACCGCGCTGACCGTGCTCGACGAGCAGACCGTGGCGTACCTGCCGGAGGCGTTCTCCCCCGGCAGCCAGGCGGTGCTGCGCCGGCTCTTTCCCGACGCCGTGCACGCGACCATGGCCGACGCCGAGGTGCTGGGCCTGAACGCGGTGAGCGACGGCCGGCACGTGGTGCTGCCGGCTCAGGCCACCGACCTGGCCGCCACGTTGCGCGACCGGGGCTACGAGACCATCGGTGTCGACCTGTCCGAGCTACGTAAGGCCGGCGGCGGACCGAAGTGCTGCACGCTGCGACTCCGTCAGGGAAAGGCAAGCAAGTGA
- a CDS encoding fructosamine kinase family protein: MSDVVAVEPATGGLAAVAGIATRREAPPVFVKAFAEASDDDVFLAEAEGLAALREVGGAVTPEVILADRQLLVLSVLRPRPRSEAFWERFAHMLAHLHLSTTHPRFGWHRDNWLGRRRQTNGWSDDGFAFFAQHRLLRWLGEPRVEAALDRDDRVALERLCHRLPDLLPDRPACLTHGDLWAQNILATADGRPALIDPAVSYLWAEVDLAHVWSTAPPPEAHRFFAVYAELTGLDADWRARMPIVQLRQHLAVLAQFDDDWGAGDQIRATLAPFRARS, translated from the coding sequence ATGAGCGATGTCGTCGCGGTCGAGCCGGCGACGGGTGGGCTCGCGGCGGTCGCGGGCATAGCCACCCGCCGCGAGGCGCCGCCGGTGTTCGTCAAGGCCTTCGCCGAGGCGTCGGACGACGACGTCTTCCTCGCGGAGGCCGAAGGGTTGGCCGCGCTGCGTGAGGTGGGCGGCGCGGTGACACCCGAGGTGATCCTGGCGGACCGGCAGCTGCTCGTGTTGTCGGTGCTGCGGCCGAGGCCGCGCAGCGAGGCCTTCTGGGAGCGGTTCGCGCACATGCTCGCCCACCTGCACCTGAGCACGACGCACCCACGCTTCGGCTGGCACCGGGACAACTGGCTGGGCCGCCGCCGGCAGACCAACGGCTGGAGTGACGACGGCTTCGCGTTCTTCGCCCAGCACCGGCTGCTCCGGTGGCTCGGGGAGCCCCGGGTCGAGGCGGCCCTCGACCGGGACGATCGGGTGGCGCTGGAGAGGCTCTGCCACCGGCTGCCCGACCTGCTGCCGGATCGGCCGGCATGCCTGACGCACGGCGACCTGTGGGCACAGAACATCCTGGCCACCGCGGACGGGCGGCCCGCGCTGATCGACCCGGCGGTGTCCTACCTGTGGGCCGAGGTCGACCTCGCCCACGTGTGGTCGACAGCGCCCCCGCCCGAGGCGCACCGGTTCTTCGCGGTCTACGCGGAGCTGACCGGTCTCGATGCCGACTGGCGGGCCCGGATGCCGATCGTCCAACTGCGGCAGCACCTCGCCGTACTGGCCCAGTTCGACGACGACTGGGGCGCGGGCGACCAGATCCGTGCCACTCTCGCCCCGTTCCGGGCCCGATCCTGA
- a CDS encoding DNA-formamidopyrimidine glycosylase family protein, which yields MPEGHTIHRLAARHAELFAGDKLHAASPQGRFAEGAARLSGTVLESTEAYGKHLLHHYADELTLHVHLGLYGKFTDGPGEPPEPVGQLRLRLASDRHWLDLRGPTACELLTPPEVAALRDRLGPDPLRADADPERAYARISRSPTPLAALLLDQSVVAGTGLIFVTEALFRAGLPPRMPGRGLSRAGWDALWADLVDLMRLAVAHGRIDTVRDVHLPEAMGRPAREDRHGGEVYVYRRPGAPCHVCGTEVSRGELAGRNLYWCRTCQPG from the coding sequence GTGCCAGAGGGACACACGATCCACCGCCTGGCGGCCCGGCACGCCGAGCTGTTCGCCGGGGACAAGCTGCACGCCGCCAGCCCGCAGGGCCGCTTCGCCGAGGGCGCCGCGCGGCTCTCCGGGACAGTGCTGGAGAGCACCGAGGCGTACGGCAAGCACCTGCTGCACCACTACGCCGACGAGCTGACGCTGCACGTACACCTCGGGTTGTACGGCAAGTTCACCGACGGGCCGGGAGAGCCGCCCGAGCCGGTCGGTCAGCTGCGGCTGCGGCTGGCCAGCGACCGGCACTGGCTGGACCTGCGCGGGCCCACCGCCTGCGAACTGCTCACCCCACCCGAGGTGGCCGCCCTGCGGGACCGCCTCGGGCCCGACCCGCTGCGCGCAGACGCCGACCCCGAGCGGGCGTACGCCCGGATCTCCCGCAGCCCGACGCCGCTGGCCGCGCTGCTGCTGGACCAGTCGGTGGTGGCCGGCACCGGTTTGATCTTCGTGACCGAGGCGCTGTTCCGGGCCGGACTGCCGCCCAGAATGCCCGGTCGAGGGCTCAGCCGCGCCGGCTGGGACGCGCTCTGGGCCGACCTTGTCGATCTGATGCGGCTAGCTGTCGCGCACGGCCGGATCGACACCGTGCGCGACGTGCACCTGCCGGAGGCGATGGGCCGGCCGGCCCGGGAGGACCGGCACGGCGGTGAGGTGTACGTCTACCGCCGCCCCGGCGCGCCCTGCCACGTCTGCGGCACCGAGGTCAGCCGCGGCGAGCTGGCCGGCCGCAACCTCTACTGGTGCCGGACCTGCCAGCCGGGCTGA
- a CDS encoding DUF397 domain-containing protein, producing the protein MTDLAGATWRKSTRSGGSGGNCVEVADNLPGVVGVRDSKDPTGAALAFAPATWAAFVSGVKEQRQG; encoded by the coding sequence ATGACTGACCTTGCCGGTGCCACCTGGCGCAAGAGCACCCGCAGCGGCGGGAGTGGCGGCAACTGCGTCGAGGTGGCCGACAACCTGCCCGGCGTCGTGGGTGTGCGAGACAGCAAGGACCCGACCGGGGCGGCGCTGGCCTTCGCCCCGGCCACCTGGGCCGCGTTCGTCAGCGGCGTCAAGGAGCAGCGCCAGGGCTGA
- a CDS encoding aminoglycoside phosphotransferase family protein → MILPEGLDWVRGSPTGRSWLASLPTWLAECGEQWSLRLGPPFRQAYASLALPADLPDGTAAVLKLQYPDEDSRHEADALSHWDGDGAIRLLAHDPGRRALLVERCRPGTALHELPMDRALDVMTGLLPRLWRPAGAPFTPLAEEAAGWIDRMPRRWATNGRPYERRLLDAALALLTDLVSSQGEQVLVNQDLHAGNVLAADREPWLVIDPKPLTGEREFSVVPLVRGRELGHSPAAVQHRLDRLTAELNLDRERVRAWTIGHTLAWSLTEDAVFPHQIEVVRWLLDG, encoded by the coding sequence ATGATTCTGCCCGAAGGGCTCGACTGGGTACGCGGATCACCGACCGGCCGGAGCTGGCTGGCCTCCCTCCCGACCTGGCTGGCGGAGTGCGGCGAACAGTGGTCGCTGCGCCTCGGACCACCCTTCCGGCAGGCGTACGCGTCACTGGCGCTCCCCGCCGACCTGCCCGACGGCACGGCAGCCGTGCTCAAGCTCCAGTATCCCGACGAGGACAGCCGGCACGAGGCCGACGCGTTGAGCCATTGGGACGGTGACGGGGCGATCCGCCTGCTCGCACACGACCCGGGACGACGTGCCCTGCTGGTCGAGCGCTGCCGACCCGGCACTGCGTTGCACGAGCTGCCGATGGACCGGGCACTGGACGTGATGACGGGGCTGCTGCCCCGGCTCTGGCGGCCGGCCGGCGCGCCGTTCACCCCGCTCGCCGAGGAGGCCGCCGGCTGGATCGACCGGATGCCCCGCAGGTGGGCGACGAACGGACGCCCGTACGAGCGACGGCTGCTGGACGCCGCACTCGCCCTGCTCACCGATCTGGTGTCGAGTCAGGGTGAGCAGGTGCTGGTCAACCAGGATCTGCACGCCGGCAACGTCCTCGCCGCCGACCGCGAACCCTGGCTGGTGATCGACCCGAAGCCGCTGACCGGCGAGCGCGAGTTCTCGGTCGTACCGCTGGTGCGCGGTCGGGAACTCGGCCACTCACCGGCTGCCGTCCAGCACCGGTTGGACCGCCTGACCGCCGAGCTGAACCTGGACCGGGAGCGGGTCCGGGCTTGGACCATCGGGCACACGCTGGCCTGGAGCCTCACCGAGGACGCCGTCTTTCCGCACCAGATCGAGGTGGTCCGCTGGCTGCTCGACGGCTAG
- a CDS encoding helix-turn-helix transcriptional regulator: MTDETSGSTVPRRQLGRLLTQLREEASVTLDAAAEALDCSRQKVWRIEKGLVPVRVVDARAMCALYRVTDDMGEIVAGLAKETRARGWWHSYGDVVPSWFSLYVGLESSAAGLRQYDAELIPGLLQTREYATELFRRKNPTMTADEREKLVEVRLQRQGILVRRLPTAPTLRVVLSEAVLRRTIPDHRAMTHQLRHLLDVAALPTVSLRVLPLAAGPPLASESGTFVLLDFPQALGRASTEPTTVYVENITGALYLDKPAEVAAYEHVWSDLEALASGEAESEKMIISIIEEHHD, translated from the coding sequence ATGACGGATGAAACAAGCGGGTCGACGGTCCCTCGACGGCAGCTCGGGAGGCTGCTCACGCAGCTCCGTGAGGAAGCCTCGGTGACGCTGGACGCCGCAGCCGAGGCGTTGGACTGCTCCCGGCAGAAGGTGTGGCGCATCGAGAAAGGGCTGGTCCCGGTGCGCGTGGTGGATGCCCGCGCGATGTGTGCTCTCTACCGGGTGACCGACGACATGGGGGAGATCGTTGCCGGCCTCGCGAAAGAGACTCGCGCCAGAGGTTGGTGGCATTCGTACGGCGACGTGGTTCCGTCGTGGTTCTCGCTGTATGTCGGCCTGGAATCGTCCGCTGCCGGGCTGCGTCAATACGATGCGGAGTTGATCCCCGGGCTTCTGCAAACCCGCGAGTACGCCACCGAGTTGTTCCGCCGGAAGAACCCGACAATGACCGCCGACGAGCGGGAGAAGTTGGTGGAGGTTCGGCTACAACGGCAGGGCATCCTCGTTCGCCGGCTGCCCACCGCGCCCACCCTGCGGGTGGTGCTGAGCGAGGCCGTGCTGCGGCGCACGATCCCCGACCACCGGGCGATGACTCATCAGCTGCGACACCTGCTCGACGTGGCCGCGCTGCCGACCGTGAGTCTGCGGGTGCTGCCGCTCGCCGCCGGTCCGCCGCTGGCCAGCGAGAGCGGCACCTTCGTCCTGCTCGACTTCCCGCAGGCGCTCGGAAGGGCGTCGACCGAGCCGACCACCGTCTACGTCGAGAACATCACCGGAGCGCTGTATCTCGACAAGCCGGCCGAGGTGGCCGCCTACGAACATGTCTGGTCGGACCTGGAAGCGCTCGCGTCGGGTGAGGCAGAATCAGAGAAAATGATCATTTCGATCATCGAGGAGCATCATGACTGA